Part of the Eleginops maclovinus isolate JMC-PN-2008 ecotype Puerto Natales chromosome 3, JC_Emac_rtc_rv5, whole genome shotgun sequence genome is shown below.
TCACAGCCTTGACTTCCAAGGAAACACTGTTCTCAGAACTCTGGCCGTTCTGTTCCTGGCCTGATTTCTGCTGCTCTGCAAGCTTTTGGTTTTGGAAACTTTCCCTCCATTCCAGAATTTCACCGTTTTTCAATGCCGATCGGTGGTCCTTGAACCAGCGGACAATGTCGGTGCGTCCGAGGCTTGTCTGGACCTCCAGCTGGTTGTATTCCTCAGGAGACGGCCACTGGGTCCGACAGAACATCTGTGGAGACAGATTACCatatcaatcattttaaaaagaaaatattatgtacattttcaaatttataaatgtatttggtGCATCTACTGTGGCATGTCTCCttggtttaatgttcaaaaaggtctttatttgtctcataatgcctgtgctgcagcacctctttttactctctgtctgaaaccagagccaagtctgctctgattggtcaacagcttaaagatgtcccgccccctagactatcatgtacaatgtgttggagtgcaagTCATTTTGAGCTCAGAGCGTTAGTCATTTAAAGCTTGAGTCTTATGTAATGATTTCattatgttaaggaagtaaactCAGGAGGTATTTCACTTACCTGCAATTAGCGGATAAATAGTCTAAATATCTCTGCAGATTCTGATTACTGTATTTAGAATACTATTGAATTTGTTCTGACATATATTGCTTTAactgtttaaaagtaaatggtttaaTACAAGCTATTAGGCAAACACATATCTTAAAATCTACTGGATGAACATAAAGGTAATACAGGATTTCAGGATCCTTAGAggatattttgaatgtttttttatggtaTTTAAAAATGGGATAAATAATGTATCAATATGTATTACAAAGTACTTCATATTCTACCAGCTGTAGAAAATAAGGTATGTATTACATATTGCACTGGCAGTCTGTGCAATGTGTTCCAGAGTATAAAACAAGTACGGCTCCTTTCAAGAGACATCTCATGGATATACATTCCATTTATAGGTTCTGTAATCCTATGGGAAACTGCTCTTCTATAACCACAACAATCTTCAGCTGCTTCTCTTGAGTTTGTCAAATATGACCTTGTCATCACGTTACTGTGTTATCTCACTTCTAATATCCAAGTACCAGCACGTCTCTTCATTTGCTGTCAATCACAGATTGTTCTCAGGCACCGGTACTATACGTTCTCAGGTTTAATTAATTTTACACTTCTTCTCATGCACAAAAAAGGTGCTATGTCATGTTAATTTATCTCTTCAAAGTGACAACTCATTAATGTACTGATACCATTAGCAGCCCATCCGCACTTGTTTCGAAGGATTGACGCTCACATTAAAAGAGACAGGTCATCCCAAAACCAAATatgcacattttcctttttcctgaaGTGCTCTCCATCTATTTAGATGCTTTTGGGTCAATTGCAGAGTTCTTGAGATATCAGCTGTAGAATGTTTTTCTATGTATAATGGATCTAAAAGGCACTCCGCTTGTGGTTCTCAAGTCTTCAAAGAAATACACTTGGAAACACTCACaatgtctctttccagaaatcatgaAAGATAATCTGCAGACCTTGGTGTGAGCAGTTTCATGAAGGAGCTATTTATCCTCGTGCATCTACCTATGGACAAGGGGCTCTTGCTCACTGGTTGGCAGGTGTACTTTGTtcataaataacaatatttctaaaaggaaaaatatgtatttttgatttaaagttttaaatTGTGTCagattttaatacattttcatccAATAAGTGCTGATGTGTCTTTGTCGGCTTTTCTTACCTCTCTTAATAGGCGGAGGGAGAGGCCGGTTATGGGAGCCGGGCTGGTGGAAGCTGACAGGATTGGGGGAtggggagaagaggaggaggaagatgaagtgAGGATGGGAGGTGAtgctgaggaggagagggtgggtgggtgaGGGGAGGAGGCTGCGAGTATAGGAGGGGAAGAGGccgacgaggaggaggaagaaggggagAGGACAGGTGGATGTGGAGAGGAGCGTGGAGGTTTCCCGCTGTGTGACGCCCCGTTCAGCAGCGCTACCGGCCGCTCCTCCATGTTCTTCGCAGACATGGCAAGCAGAGCCTTCTCCATGTTGTCCCTCAACGCCCGGCGCTCCGAAAACCAGCAGTCCACCTCCGTCTTGGACAGTCTGGTCTCCTGGGCCAGCAGGTCTGCAGCAGGACAGAGTTCAGTGGATCAGCTGAGCCGTCTTACACCAAGTGGAAGGCTTTCTCAGAAACCTGGGAATTCATTCCCTCTCAGGGGGTATAAAAATGggctcattaaaaacatttctgctaTTCCTGTCTGCAGGAACCCACCAGAGACGGGCCGCGCAGCTCTTTTGAGGTGAAAGAAAATTAAGTCACATGCTGTGAACTTGTATAAATAGTAGAAAACACTACTGGacttttaaaactaatttcaaaTTCTAAGATACGGAGTGAGGGTACAAAACTTTACAAGAACACAACCCACTGCTTTTCTAACCACCTGATTTTCACCCAATTTATTCAGTCAGGAAGTTTCAAAATAGGTAAGAGCAAACAGTTTTAATGACCACGGTGAAAATTGAGTTTTTGAAATgctaaaatacaacaaatatggGCTGAAGCgtcatttatttttaggtaACTATATAACTATTAACATAACCACTTTCTcagttattggaaatgttttaatctTTACCTAGCTCCTCCTGAGTCGGTGTGCCGCTTCTCTGAAAACTCTCCTCCAGCGCCTTCAGCTGATCTGACGACTTCCCCTTCACCCTCTCCAGCAGGGGGAAGTGGCTGGGCACCGCCTTCTTTACAGGACCGTCTTTGGGTGCTGGAGTCACCTCTGCCTTCACCAGCACCGGAGGGGGAGGAACACCTTtgtagagacacagagagagactgaaAAACCAAAATATGCAAGTGCCAAAATgggtcatttattttattaaattaaattgctCTTAAAAGTACATGACTAACAGATTACTGACCACAATCACTTTGCTTTCAACTAAAAACCCGTCTTCTCAAAATCAAAATAAGCTTGTTTAAAACCCACAGAAAAATGGCAGATTTTTTGTACAGGCAGggtgttttatcattttagaTGGGGCGACACTGATGATGCCACATACCTTTGAGATTAAGGAGCCTCTGTTCACTGAACCACTTCTTTATCTCTCCTCTGGACAGCCCGGTGGTCTCTATTAGCCTGTAGATCTTTAACACGagcaacagaaaatgaaaaattaaGTGTGGGGTCCAACAGTGACAGCggtgtgttttaaaatagaaaactgaattggaaataaaaagcagctaCAAAAATCTGAATGCCAAAAATCCcacaaatatatgtttaacTTGTAAGACATGGCACAAGAAATGTCATTTCACTCACTTATTCTTACCTCATCTTCCTCGGGAAAAGGACACTGTGTGTAGCTGGCCCTCAGGACTGAGAGCTGCTCAGCAGTTTTGTTGGGGTCCACGGTGAAACTGAGGACTTTGGGCGACGCCAGCTTGGATGTGGCCATGGGCACGGAGAAGGTCTGAATGATGGAGGGTCGTTTACTATCCGTGGTAATTACAGGGGAGGCCAGGGGTCTTTTGAGCGACTGTGCCACCTGTGGTGGACATGAAGGTAGCTTATGTTCaaggtttctttaaaaaatgttttaactcaatgcaataaaaacagataCAGTCGGATAGATGAAGTATAACCCCCGTTTCCACTCTAACACAGCCCTGTCCATTGTATAGTTTTAATAATCAAACAAAACCAATTCCATAACACTTACATGTGCATATAAATGATTTCAATGTAACAaaaattaaaagtaaagaaTTCAATTACcgaaaaagcaaaaaaacattacccaaaTAATAGATTCTTTTCAGTTGTAAAGTTACAATaggttaaatatatttaattaaactagaatatatataaatatgggGCTTCCATTGTTTCTCTATTGGTTAAAAATGGTTTCCATTGAGCATAGCCTCTTGAAGAACAGGACGTTTCTACCAATGCCAAATAATGTTTAGGTGCTTTAAAGCACAGATTAAGGGTTGATGGATTTTTCCTTCAATTTAACTCGTATTTCTACGGcttgaataataattaaataaaaaaacaaataagcgACTGCAACAAATGCAGAAGTAGCAAATGGTTTTATGCatagttaaaaaataacagaaaaggtGATAACAGTAACTGCAAACATGGATTAACGCTAGCTAAATTTAGGTCTCTGGTTATTGGTTATTATCAAGTTAACCTTTCTCCCTGGGGTTTTGTACCTGGTTAGCCACGGTGAGGGCCAGCGGTGCACAGGTGACGGTGGAGCCGTTGGCTACAGGAGTGAGTACAAGGCTGGTCTGTCCCAGCAGCTGACAGGGCAGCGACTGGAGGACGGAGGCTGCGGTCTGCATGGCTTTCGAAGCTGCAGACATGTTTGATGATTGGGAGTTAAGCTGAGGAGCTACCACGGTGAAGGTctgaggcagagaggagatTGTACCGTTGAACATCTTCTTCCTGGCTTCTTCAACCTGTCAGAGGGAAAGCActtgttataaaaaaaatacaattatatctTTGTAGTTATGGCTGCTACAGTCATTATCGGCAGTAACcacaattattttcaatgtaaCCTCAATCaagcatttcaaatgtaatgttttagaAATGGTGAGTATTCGGTAAACCAGATGATACCTTATTAAGCCTCAgagatttgaaaaataactggTAAAATACACTGAACCTCACTTGAATTTGAAGAATCAACATAAGTGCCTCTAATGTTCATCATTTCACTAATTCCTACCTCCTCAGGAGACCAGCTAATGCCCTGCTTGAGCCTCTGTGTGGTGAACCAGACTTTGATTTGCTCCTCTGGATGTTTTGAGGCGGCGGTGAGCCAGGAGAGCTCTGCCTGCGTTGGGTAGGGGAACTTGTTGAAGGAAGAGATAAGCGTCAGGTTGTCGTCCAGCGAAGGGTTGTATTTGGTTGTGTTGAGGGGCACTGCGATCTTCGGAACCTGAAAGAATACAGTGTCAATGGTGACTAAATGGCTTTTTcccatataataataataataataaggagaACAGTGTTCACAtggacacattttgttttagcattgtgcatattaaaaaaagcaaacaatggtaacatttttatttgagggATCTCTAATGTAATTTTCTTAGTAATGGTTTGGTACCAGATTAAAATTACCTCTTAAAACTAATAATTTGGTAACTTTATTCCCCATAACTGTTAGATTTTATGCTTCTCTTGTTACATCTTCAGATGATCTGCAGTGCTCTGAATAAAAGACTTGCAGGTTTATATGAACAATTAATTGGAATTAATGAATTGAGGTGCACAAACTGAACACTGGTTCATTTCTCCTTATAATTAGCACTAAATTACTGGGAAATAACAGACCCATAAAATAAAGCATTACCATCAAAACCTctttttacctggttaaataaaaggacatatataaaacaataaaatgtgattttgacAAAAATCATTCTACTTTTAAAAGACACGTCATTGCAGGCTCAGAATATAAAGGAATGGTAAGTCAAAGGAAATGGCTACACTTCCTATCCTACCTGAGAGTAGTTGAGAGGCCGCTGTAGGGAAGGCATTATGTGTGAAAGGCCTTCTGCTTTGAGCAGAGTCGACTCAGGGATGATGACCGTCCCGTTCACAGTGACCGCTGTGATTGGTTTCTTGGCCAGATCTGTTCGTTTATTATCTGTCGACATTTTTGGTTTACCGATCTTGACCGTGGTGGGTTTGCTGAGCGGCAGAGCGCTGAGGTCGTCCCCTTTGCCAGTAAAGGTGTTGTAGATGACCGCGCTGTTGCTGCAGCCCTCTATCGTCTGTTCTAGGATTGTCTGATTGTTCATTTTGATGCGTTTGAATTTAAAGTTGCTCTCCCCCGGGTGACACCTCTCGTTGTGTTCCGTCAGGGTGTCAAACTTCTTTGTGTTAAAATTACAAACGGCGCACAGGTACAGGGGGTTGAGGATGACGTTGGGGTGGTTGGCGTCTACGTGTTCTTTGAAATTGTTGAGGTTCTGTGTGGAGAAGGGGCAGTATTTACACTCGTAGCCCCCCTGCTGTCTGCGCTGAGGCTTGGAAAGGTCGGGTGGCTCAGCTTGGGGTTTGTCTGGAGCCAGGGAAGGGTCGGCGGCCGATCCAGTCAGGTCTAATTCCACAGAGGGCTCCGTCTCTGCTGAGAGATCAGTTTCCATAGGCCTCTCCTCAGTATGGTTCTCTGATGTTGTCTGGAAAAAAGGCAGTTTATAGATTAAATggatataaaacattaaaaaaaaagatttcccaATTCATGTCATGGATTTTTTGGAAAAGTGTTTATATAATTCATGGGTTCCTTTGTAATGAACATCTGAGAAACCCTTTCAAAAATGCATAAatctatttataaaaatgtgtttttttattgatattttcaCCGTTTTTTTTCCCTAGCAACCACAATTTAATTCGGTGTATAATTAATATAGTTCAGTTAGA
Proteins encoded:
- the zhx2a gene encoding zinc fingers and homeoboxes protein 2a isoform X2, which gives rise to MSSRRKASTPLMIRPEQTMVELDDDTDDDMQTTSENHTEERPMETDLSAETEPSVELDLTGSAADPSLAPDKPQAEPPDLSKPQRRQQGGYECKYCPFSTQNLNNFKEHVDANHPNVILNPLYLCAVCNFNTKKFDTLTEHNERCHPGESNFKFKRIKMNNQTILEQTIEGCSNSAVIYNTFTGKGDDLSALPLSKPTTVKIGKPKMSTDNKRTDLAKKPITAVTVNGTVIIPESTLLKAEGLSHIMPSLQRPLNYSQVPKIAVPLNTTKYNPSLDDNLTLISSFNKFPYPTQAELSWLTAASKHPEEQIKVWFTTQRLKQGISWSPEEVEEARKKMFNGTISSLPQTFTVVAPQLNSQSSNMSAASKAMQTAASVLQSLPCQLLGQTSLVLTPVANGSTVTCAPLALTVANQVAQSLKRPLASPVITTDSKRPSIIQTFSVPMATSKLASPKVLSFTVDPNKTAEQLSVLRASYTQCPFPEEDEIYRLIETTGLSRGEIKKWFSEQRLLNLKGVPPPPVLVKAEVTPAPKDGPVKKAVPSHFPLLERVKGKSSDQLKALEESFQRSGTPTQEELDLLAQETRLSKTEVDCWFSERRALRDNMEKALLAMSAKNMEERPVALLNGASHSGKPPRSSPHPPVLSPSSSSSSASSPPILAASSPHPPTLSSSASPPILTSSSSSSSPHPPILSASTSPAPITGLSLRLLREMFCRTQWPSPEEYNQLEVQTSLGRTDIVRWFKDHRSALKNGEILEWRESFQNQKLAEQQKSGQEQNGQSSENSVSLEVKAVKVGAVDEACVNAAAAPEHSKLSDQDKVQWLTDRLAHSVTDLSRTRPDQTSTSPADKGRWVKVTVAVGEESDAAVERPKLATDTEVLSMEQPGRVTG
- the zhx2a gene encoding zinc fingers and homeoboxes protein 2a isoform X1; its protein translation is MSSRRKASTPLMIRPEQTMVELDDDTDDDMQTTSENHTEERPMETDLSAETEPSVELDLTGSAADPSLAPDKPQAEPPDLSKPQRRQQGGYECKYCPFSTQNLNNFKEHVDANHPNVILNPLYLCAVCNFNTKKFDTLTEHNERCHPGESNFKFKRIKMNNQTILEQTIEGCSNSAVIYNTFTGKGDDLSALPLSKPTTVKIGKPKMSTDNKRTDLAKKPITAVTVNGTVIIPESTLLKAEGLSHIMPSLQRPLNYSQVPKIAVPLNTTKYNPSLDDNLTLISSFNKFPYPTQAELSWLTAASKHPEEQIKVWFTTQRLKQGISWSPEEVEEARKKMFNGTISSLPQTFTVVAPQLNSQSSNMSAASKAMQTAASVLQSLPCQLLGQTSLVLTPVANGSTVTCAPLALTVANQVAQSLKRPLASPVITTDSKRPSIIQTFSVPMATSKLASPKVLSFTVDPNKTAEQLSVLRASYTQCPFPEEDEIYRLIETTGLSRGEIKKWFSEQRLLNLKGVPPPPVLVKAEVTPAPKDGPVKKAVPSHFPLLERVKGKSSDQLKALEESFQRSGTPTQEELDLLAQETRLSKTEVDCWFSERRALRDNMEKALLAMSAKNMEERPVALLNGASHSGKPPRSSPHPPVLSPSSSSSSASSPPILAASSPHPPTLSSSASPPILTSSSSSSSPHPPILSASTSPAPITGLSLRLLREMFCRTQWPSPEEYNQLEVQTSLGRTDIVRWFKDHRSALKNGEILEWRESFQNQKLAEQQKSGQEQNGQSSENSVSLEVKAVKVVGAVDEACVNAAAAPEHSKLSDQDKVQWLTDRLAHSVTDLSRTRPDQTSTSPADKGRWVKVTVAVGEESDAAVERPKLATDTEVLSMEQPGRVTG